One window of the Rosa rugosa chromosome 3, drRosRugo1.1, whole genome shotgun sequence genome contains the following:
- the LOC133739749 gene encoding uncharacterized protein LOC133739749, with amino-acid sequence MEKGKGVMGAGRRWAVDLTDNSTSPCSRDVPDPPGFSRASSDQDDSTVSRQKKEAESTWKSQKAWEVAQAPFKNLLMMGFMMWMAGSTVHLFSIGITFSALWQPISALQGVGKVFEPYKDSKVDLLGPKLLFIALNLGGLALGVWKLNTLGLLPTHASDWVSSLPPAQEVEYSGGGIPLH; translated from the exons ATGGAGAAGGGAAAGGGAGTTATGGGAGCCGGTCGAAGATGGGCCGTTGACTTGACGGACAACTCAACCTCTCCTTGTTCCCGCGACGTCCCTGACCCTCCTGGCTTCTCCAGGGCCTCCTCCGATCAG GACGATTCAACTGTGAGTCGCCAGAAGAAGGAAGCTGAATCGACATGGAAATCTCAG AAAGCTTGGGAAGTTGCTCAGGCCCCTTTTAAGAATTTGTTAATGATGGGCTTCATGATGTGGATGGCTGGCAGCACTGTCCATCTGTTCAGCATTGGAATTACATTTTCTGCTCTCTGGCAGCCCATAAGTGCCTTACAAGGTGTAGGAAAGG TTTTTGAGCCCTACAAGGACAGCAAAGTGGATCTTCTTGGCCCAAAGTTGCTCTTCATCGCCCTTAATTTGGGGGGTTTGGCACTTGGTGTCTGGAAG CTTAACACATTGGGGTTGCTTCCTACACATGCATCCGACTGGGTTTCATCCTTACCCCCTGCTCAG GAGGTTGAGTATTCTGGTGGTGGCATTCCTCTCCATTGA
- the LOC133739750 gene encoding probable steroid-binding protein 3, producing the protein MAMELTAEELRQYNGSDPSKPIYVAVKSRIFDVTNGKSFYGPGGPYAMFAGKDASRALAKMTKNEEDITADLQGLSDKEIGVLTDWENKFEAKYPIVGRVVS; encoded by the coding sequence ATGGCAATGGAGCTAACAGCAGAGGAGCTGAGACAGTACAACGGCTCAGACCCATCGAAGCCGATATACGTGGCAGTGAAGAGCCGCATCTTCGACGTGACCAACGGCAAGTCGTTTTACGGTCCTGGAGGTCCCTACGCCATGTTCGCAGGCAAGGACGCCAGCCGAGCTCTGGCCAAGATGACCAAGAACGAAGAAGACATCACCGCCGACCTCCAAGGCCTCTCCGACAAGGAGATCGGCGTCCTCACCGACTGGGAGAACAAGTTCGAGGCTAAGTACCCCATTGTTGGCCGTGTTGTTTCTTGA